The following nucleotide sequence is from Trifolium pratense cultivar HEN17-A07 linkage group LG2, ARS_RC_1.1, whole genome shotgun sequence.
ataaGATACTTTTCAATAAAATATGCACTCCTAAAAGATATCTTTCGATAAGGTTAGAGAATTCTAACAAAATGGTGGAAGAAAAGCAATTGTACGAAGTAATACGTAATATTCTTGGGATTATTtagatttgaaaattgaaatggttgattttatttatttttttgtctggAAATGCAAAGCAGGGTGAAGAGGAGCAAATACATTCATGGCTGGGGCATTCAAAAAATGCATGCTGTGTTGTACAAGCAAGATTGTGTCGGTATGTTTGTTTATTGAGTTTTGATTGATTTTGAATCTTTAATTACTTAGAACTAGACAGGTTGTCCTCAATAATCAATACAttagtttaataaaataaaaaatcaataattgtTAATCTTAATCaatattgtcaacaaaaaaaaagttaagttgATTATGAAATTGGCATGCATGGTCAAACAAAACAGGTGTTATACATTTATGCACCAAAGTACCCATTGGTGACACATTGAATTCATTAACTtgctaatataaaaaattgaattcataGTACAAAGTTCTACAAGGCACATGCCTTGCCATATATGTTTTCCTATCCTTTTATTTGTGTTCTCACTCTCTTCAAATTGTTAATTAATCTCAATAAGTCAACtttccaaataaataaactactaCTACATCACTGCTCATCATCTATTTATTAtcattcattaaaataaaagggaATAAGGTCAAAATTTTCCAATTAATTAGGAAATAATGTATAGCACTCCCTCTGGCTccttgcacaaaaaaaaaattatagtactaGTAGTATGTATGTAGCACTAACTCCATTATAGGACGTAGTAgtatttttttgttagtttaTGACTTTTGTTTACACATCAAATTATTCAAATATACACCcacctatatatataattggtCATTTTATACCGCTCATTTCCATCACCacaccttttttttaaaattttattggaTAAATGAAATAATCAGAATTCAAGCTTCgatctcttatatatatatatatatatatatatatatatatatatatatatatatatatatatatatatatatataatataatgttccTCTCTACTGAACTAAATTTACCGGAAAAACATCACAAATTATTGGACTGactattttaagtttttaagaTTAAACCATGATACAATACTCCACGGCCCCACCTGTCATCAGATTCCACTTTGTTTTTCTAGTTAGTTACAGTACGCATGTGATTAAAAAAAGCTCTACATACTATCACCGAATAGAGCCTATATTAGCCATATGTTATTTACACCAAATACAgcctatatttttaaaattataagatCTGTTTAATATGAACAGGAACTCtactatttataatatattttagtgAAATGTTATTAATATTTCCCGTACGCAATCCTTtgtaattcaattttaattaaaaatggtaaatttaaataatttgatatatttatatattaaatttggtTGGGAGAATGGAGTGAGTCATCCCTAACAcggtgagtttttttttttaacaatgtaattcatttaacatagttactaaaaaaaattgcaacctCTTGACAAAAATAAAGAGGGTAAAATTGCAACCACCTGGGTGATTgtttttttcatatcttttcCCTAATTTTTTATGGTATTATCCGGCCATTATGCATGTCTGATGTCTTAATATGTAAGGACATGCATGTGAAATGCAGAAATTCGGGTTCGATCCTTgatacttgataaaaaaaaaaattggtcactaagctgtttgataaaaaaaaaactaatttttttcacATGATAAGTCTAatcttttttggttttttgtcaagtagcatATTAGCtataaatttcaccttaaatataaataatttgagtATTCAGGATTCAAACTCTAATTCCtattgatatatttactaattcACCTAAATTCATGGGGACTATGATAAGTCTAATCTGTTTTGCTGAAATATTCTCCAATATTAATGTGTACGATATTctatgttgcatgggtactccattttagaccgagtaccggtaccggatacgtaccgggtaccggtacgcgtatggtactcccccggtacgcaccgacgccgtacctaatttttttgtttgttttttgcaatgggtacacgcgtggtacacctgtggtacgcgcgtggtacaccaatccaaaaaaacacgattttttttttttctcctttttttttattattagttttctttttataggaagatttacgttttttatttgtttataatatatagttgataatcgtagagatgaatgagatttatttaatatatagttgatattcttgaaattgctagtcttactcgcggtgaacctaactagaggtcactctttttagtgatgatgaagagggaaataattgactctttttgagctaattgatttttaattttttgatgtttcgaacaatttaaattacatttaaagtgtggtgtgatCTTTTTTAtggttaattatttgttttaacaatataactatattatttgatatatatatataattatattttttaaaaaaaattataggacgtacccgtaccttaatttttctaaaaatgacgtaccccgtaccggtaccggtagcgggtaccggtaccgtacccgcacccgggcAACATAGACGATATTATATTTACTTATCTATTTATATATAATCATATATTcaagtgattattttttttatagagattatttttaattgattatTAGTCACGGCacacattatttttattgtcattttactagagtaattaatataaaagccataaaaagtattaaaaaattgtatgttgaaaaataaaaacaattcctttttttataacaaaaaacaaaaaaactacttgccaaaaacaaaagaagataaGAACAATATTCAGTCAACAACAAATTtgatcgtattttttttttataattttttttgtcaagtagtttaattagtgattaaaaatttcactcttaaattTGATAAGTGTGATGATCGAGGTTCGAACCTCGCgcttctgtatatatatataatgcaatattactgtcaattgagctaaactcacCATTGAAAaccataatatttttatttaataaaagttaTTTCCATGTTTAATCCTCATAAAAGACTCGACCCTAAATAAGATAGTGCATTTATTAATTATTCTCTCATTCCAaatttttgattttgattaCAAACAAAATTGAGTAATTTGAAAATTGAGTATTGTCCACAAGTCAtaactcaattgataaaaatatagaaatgatTAGGCCGGACTTTATGATCAGATTGAAATATCAACTTCTTCatttatgttttaaattataatgactttgtcattttatCTATCCAAAACATAGTATTAATTtgtcaaacaataaaatagagtaattaaaaaatgaaacttaTATTTCACGCACAATGCTAAAATTGTTAGATCGGACTCCATGATCGGAATTCTAATCGCGACACCCcatttatgtgtgtttataatAGCTTTGCCTTTATGtgcatctaccaaaaaaataaaataaagcaaagaCTAAATATTAAACAACGatactttcttttttcttttttttttgaactctgttttttttttatataaaaaaaatctcaataatttaaaattcgGTATTGAGTTTAATCActtgattatatttttaaacgaaatattatttatttttggaaaatgttaactttTTCACTAAGAACATATATTAAGAAATTCAAAGCAGATATAGcatagtattatttatttttggaaaatgcCAACTTGTTCTTTAAGGATACTCcataagaaacttttttttttttgaaaaattacatattaagaaactcaatatttatttttggaaaatgttaGCTTGTTCACATATTCCAAAAATGGGCTGTTTGCCCTCATCTTatcaaaaaaacatattaagaaATTCAGTTCAGTGTAGATAAAACGTAGtactatttatttttgaaaaatgccAACTTATTCTTTAAGAATACATATTAAAAAACTCAAtgcaaataaattgttttacaAGCCATGCATCTAATATTcccttaaaaatttaaatatctttttatataaaattttttgctttcaaatttcttttcACACAAGTTAATTcaactctttattttcttttccttttttcatgAAAATGAAATACTCACTAGTTTGTTTATAGGTGGTgtcaacaacaaataatatttcatttcattacaATACAAACCGTGTTAAGTGGCACACCAAACAAAAGTCTTGTTCCCCTTtctgctctctctctctctctctctagacTATAGCCATAGCCATATCTATTACCGCGTCAAACTTCTTTCCTATTTCCTCCAATTTTCTTCATCACTATCACACacaccaaacaaaaaaacaaaggtTCGATTCTCTTCCAATTCCACAACCAGATTCAGATCATACTCGTTTATTACCTACGATTCACGTCAAATcacaaatattaattataatttatttattgatttcatTCTTGATCTTCACTCTTAtctttgttttattattaatcAATTTCAACTTATCTTGTAATTAATGTCATTCAACTCATCGATTCATTTTctgttataaaataattttgatcgGTCAATTTCTGTTATCATACGAAAAAGTTGATTCGTTGTTTTTGTTTCGTCTCTGTTTTTGTTACGAATTCAGAAGGAAGACATGGCTGCAGAATCATACGAAGAAACCATCGCAACACTCACCAGACTTCTCCAGTAAGATAacaaactctctctctctctctctctctctctctctctctctctctctctctctctctctctctctctttctcgtGAATTTCGGTTATGTTTTTTGGTGTTAACTTTTCATTTGAGAAGGAGGTGACGGTGGTTCTGTTACGGGACCCACAGAAACTTTGTATTTTCCGTGCAATGTAACGGTTTCcgtttcattttttaatatttttttattttagggagAAAGCTGAACTAGGAGGAATCGCCGCCGTTAAGATAAAGCAGCTGACGGCGGAGTTACAGGCAAACGGTTCAAAGCCGTTTAACCCGGAAGAGAGGATCCGATCCGGATTTGTTCATTTCAAGACAGAGAAATTTGAGTACGTTTTTGCTTTTACTGATGAGTTTAATTAGGATCATTTTTGCTACAATTGGTTTCGTACCTACGGAATTAGGAAGATTCTTGTTTAAAAGTAACTGTTACTATTGGATAAAATTAGTTGACGGAGAAAGTGAAAGCCAAACCGATAGTATTCTATTTTGTCTCATATCTTAAATCAGATGATTCTTTTTGGTTAATTAAGCTAATctacttaccaaaaaaaaaatttaagctaATCTATAATGAAAAAATAACTAGTATTGGATGAAATTTTTACTTAAAAGTTGAAAATTAGATATTTAACTAGACAATGTTAATATTATTAAGTATAATATCTTATCCGATTTAAATCGTGTATTGTGTTATGTGTCTGTATGAATTTTAAGGAGTGTTTGACACTTTGTATCGTGACATTACACGATACTTTAATGAGACtcgaatataattttttttatgttttcacaATAAAATTTTGACtgaaatacttttttttgttggtaaaatAGTGTTAAAAATTTCATCATTAAGATGATAAATAGAGTATTTAAAGTTCGAATTTGTGAACTGACTGAACTAAATTTATAGGAGGAAATTCTTCGTTTATTTACATGTCATTagactttaataaaaaattcaaattaaatgaaAACTAAGGACAAAGTCATTGTTAattttattcaacaaaaaaaaagttacacttTAACCATTTAAGGTCAAATgctaatttataaaataataaaaaaatgttgatttttttgacCCTTGAAAAAACTGATTATTACCAATGCTTTGGTGGTCATATGAGCATGGGGAGAGAACCCCTACCCATATGAGCATATTCTTCTCCACTATTGAAAAAGCAATGAGATTAGCCAAGTAGAAAGATGCTTTAGGTATGAAAACGGCATATCAAACCGCGTTTTGAATTTGAACCAAATAATATGCCACAATGTTGgaaagaattatttttatttgacattattaaaatttaatgaaaagtaCATTTTACTGAGATTATTGGTTGGTGCTGTACGTCTTCTTTTCAGGAAAAATCCTGATCTGTACGGTGAACTAGCCAAAGGCCAGAGCCCAAAGGTCAGATATATTATTACTACTAGTATATTTCACACTAATTATGTGTTTTCTTAATTCCTAatcaactttaattttttattcttgCATCTTGTTGTCTCACTAACAATGATTATATTTgtctaatattatatttttatgattaataATTCATCTAGGACCTTTGATGTATTagtatatatttctatttaaaaaaaataatttcatttttatattatttgatCTATGCTATTATTAGTATACGAAAAAGAAGCATTGACTAAAAATTATGATCATCATAATAGAAAGTCTTCCTTATTGTTATGGATAATATTCTGTGACTAATGATTATAGTGCACATGCAGTTTATGGTTTTTGCTTGCTCAGACTCTAGAGTTTGTCCTTCCCACATTTTGGATTTCCAACCTGGTGAAGCTTTTGTGGTCAGAAACATCGCTAACATGGTTCCACCATATGACAAGGTTTACTTTTGCAAAACATGAGCTAATTTCATTTTGTGATTTGATCTctaacattaagaaaaggttataacaataattattaaaaactaacctttaaaattgaaatatatactACGACATATTTAAAtatgtatattaaaaaaaagtacacATACACACATTTATGAAATACTATCaattagatttttaattttgatgaaattttgtataattaatCTACCAAGAATTTTGAATTCaacattaaatttattgagttcACATGGAGTAAAAGGAATCCCCACCTACATGTGTGAAGTCACTTTATCATTTTTCACTGATTCATTCTCAAAccaaaattcattttctttgaatttttgcAATATACCCAAAAAAAACATGGCTTCCATTTTATGAACACCAGCatcattttatctttattttctttatacTATCATTTTATCTTTGATAAAGCACTAAATATAATGAAACATTTGCAAATAATCATTAAAATATtaagtattttttaaattttaatagcAATACACTATATTGTAATTACTTTATTATTACAGttatacaattaaaattaatctaCATCAAAC
It contains:
- the LOC123908110 gene encoding carbonic anhydrase 2-like isoform X1, which gives rise to MAGAFKKCMLCCTSKIVSKEDMAAESYEETIATLTRLLQEKAELGGIAAVKIKQLTAELQANGSKPFNPEERIRSGFVHFKTEKFEKNPDLYGELAKGQSPKFMVFACSDSRVCPSHILDFQPGEAFVVRNIANMVPPYDKTKYSGAGAAIEYAVLHLKVENIVVIGHSCCGGIKGLMSIPDDGTTGSDFIEQWVQICNPAKSRVKAETSSLSFSEQCTNCEKEAVNVSLGNLLTYPFVRDAVVKKTLALKGAHYNFVNGTFELWDLNFNLLPSISI